The genomic DNA TTCATCCAGGCGCGGCCGGACGACCGGATCGGGATTGTCGCCTTCGCGGCGATGCCCTACACGCTCGCGCCGCTGACGCTCGACCACGGCTGGCTGGTCCAGCAGATGGCCCGGCTGGAGACGGGCATGGTCGAGGACGGCACGGCGATCGGGGACGCCCTCGCCGCCGCGATCAACCGGCTGCGCGACAGCCGGGCGAAGAGCAAGGTCGTGGTGCTGCTGACCGACGGCATGAACAACCGCGGCGTGTTGAGCCCGGAGAACGCCGCCGAGGCCGCGCGGGCGATGGGGATCAAGGTGTACACCGTCGGCGCGGGCGGCGACGGCCCCGCGCCCGTGCCGGTCCAGAGCCCGTTCGGCGGACGCCAGTACGCCTACCAGCCGTCCGACATCGACGAGCCCATGCTGAAGTTCGTCGCGGAGACCACGGGCGGCCTGTACTTCCGGGCGCGGAATTTCAAGGGGCTCGACGAGGTGTACCGGCGGATCGACGAGATGGAGAAGACCGAGGTGGACGTCGAGCACTACACGCGGTTCGAGGAGCGGTTCATGCCGTGGGTGATCGCGGCGCTGGCCCTGCTGGGGCTGGAACGGCTGCTCGGGCTGGCGCGGCTGGAGGCGGTGCCGTGATGAAATGGGGCGCGCCAGAGCTGCTGTTCCTGCTGGGCCTCCTCCTGCCCGCGGCGTGGCTGGTGTTTTTCCTGCTCCGCCGCCGTGAGCGGCGGCTGGCCCGGCTGGTCGAAAGCGCCCAGTGGGCCCTGCTCGCGCCGGACCGGAATCCCCGCCGCGTGCGGACCCGGCACCTGGCCTGGCTGGGCGCCATGGGCCTGCTGCTCGCGGCGCTCGCGCGGCCCCAGTGGGGCACCCGCTGGGAGGAGGTCCGGCGGCGCGGGCTGGACGTGCTCGTGGTCCTGGACACCTCCCGCAGCATGCTGGCCGAGGACATCAAGCCCAACCGCCTGCAGCAGGCCCAGTGGGGCATCCGCGACCTGCTCCGCCGATTGCGGGGCGACCGCGCGGGCCTGGTCGCCTTTGCCGGCAGCAGCTTCCTGCAATGCCCGCTGACGATCGATTACCCCGCCTTCCTGATGACGCTGGACGACGTGTACGTCGGGCTCATCCCGCGGGGGGGCACGGCCATCGCCCAGGCCCTGCGCACCGCGATGGACAGCTTCGAGGAGGACTCCGGCTCCGACCGCGCCATCGTCCTCATCACGGACGGCGAGGATCACGAGGGCGATCCCCTCGCGCTGCTCCCGGAACTCAAGAAAAAGAACATCCGCGTCTTCGCGGTGGGCGTGGGCACGCTGGAAGGCGACTTGATCCCCGCGCGGGACGGCGGCGGGCAGTCCGTGTTTCTCAAGGACCGAGAGAACCGCGTGGTGAAATCCAGCCTGAACGAGGACCTCCTGGCACGCCTCGCGGTCGCGACCGGGGGCATGTACGTGCGTTCGACGCCCGAGGATTTCGGGCTGGACCGGATTTACGAAAAGGGGCTCTCGGAACTGCGGCGCGACGAACACGAGGGCCGGATGGTCCGCATGCACGAGGACCGGTTCCCGTGGGCGCTCGGCGGGGCGTTCATCCTGCTGGCGTGCGAAGGCCTGCTGCGGGAGCGGCCCCGGCGGCGCAAGGAGGCCCTCTCATGAAAGCGGTCTTCTTCGCGCTATTCCTGGTTCCGCTCGCGGCGGGGGCGGCCGACTCGCCCCGCGCGCAGCTTCGCGCGGGCCTCCGGGAGTACGAGCAGAAACAATACGAGCCCGCGCTCCAGCAGTTCGAGGGCGCGGCTTCCAGCGCGGCGACCAACCACCTCGACGCCGCCGTGCCCCTGTACAACGCGGCGAACGCGCTCGTGCAGCTCGGCCGGCACCCGGAGGCCTCGACGCGCTACCAGGAGTCCCTCCGCTCGCCCGACCTCGCCCTCCAGGCGCGCGCCTACTACAACCGCGGCAACGCGCTGTACCGGATGGCCGAGACCCCCGCCCCGCCGCCGGCGGCCTCCCAGGCCGCGTCGCCGCAGGACCCCGCCGCGCCGGCCGCGAACCTGGAGTCCGCCGCCCAGGCCATCGAGGAATCCCTGCGGATGTACGAGCGGGCGATGTTCCTGGACCCGGACGATCCGGACGCCAAGGTCAACTTCGAACTGGCCCTGCGCTTGCAGGAGCAGATTCAGCAACAACAGCAACAGCAGCAGCAACAGCAGCAAAACCAGCAGCAAGAAGAGAAGAAAGACGAAGAGCAGCCACAGGACAAGAAAGAAGAGCAGGAGAAGCAGGCCCAGGAGCAAGAGCAAGAGCAAGGGCAACAACAGGAGCAGGAGCCGCCGCAGGAACAACCGTCGCAAGCGGAGCCCAAGCCGGCCGAGGAAATGACGCCGGAAGAAGCGCGCATGCTGCTTGACAGGATGAAACAGGAAGAGCAGTCGTACAGGGAAAAACTTCAGGTCATCATGGGCCGCCCCGTGCCCGTGGACAAGGACTGGTGAACGACATGACAGGCCGAAGGACCATGGCGGGAATACGGCTCGGCGCCGCGCTGCTCGGCGCGGCGGCCGCCTTCCCGGCCCTCGCGGCCACGGTGGACATGGACCTCCAGCCCCGGGCCGTCTCCGTCGGCGAATCCGCCATCTGCAGCGTGACCGTCCGCGGCCTGGACAATCCCCCGCCCCCGTCGCTGTCCGCCGTCCCGGGCCTGCAGATCAGCCCGGTCGGCACCGAGCGAAGCTGGACCATGGGCCCCGGCGGCCAGGACAGTTCCGTGAGCTTCCGATTCCGCGTGTTGCCGTTGCAGGCCGGCACGTTCGCTATCGGACCGATCGCCTACGAGGCCGAGGGGCAGCGCATCGATATCCCCGCCGTCGAACTCGAGGCCGTGGACGCGGGCGCCGCGCCCGCGCCGGGCGGGGATTCGTCGCAGATCGCCGACCTGCTCTTCGCGACGATCTCTGCGCAGCCGACCAACGTCTATATCCAGCAGGTTTTCGACGTGGTGCTGTCCATCTACTCGCGCAACATCAACCTCGGGCGCGACGTCGAACTCGGCAACCTGCCCGCCTCCGGCTTGAGCCTGCCGCCTTTCCAGGAAATGGGTTCGACCCGCGAGGTGGTCCACAACCAGATCTACGAGGTGCGCCGGTTCCGCTGCAAGGCCCAGGCCCTGACGGCGGGCGCGTTCACGCTGGCGCCCAACATCCGGGTGCAGGTCGTCGTGCCGCGCGACCGCCGCCGGATGTCGGCCTTCGACGACTTCTTCAACGACCCGTTCGGCAATCCGTTCATGGGACGCTACCAGACCCAGGCCGTCGACCTGCGGGCGGCGCCCGTCGACTTGCAGGTTCTCCCCCTGCCGCCGGCGGACGGCGTGGCCGGGTTCGCGGGGGCCGTGGGACGCTTCGCGTTCGACGTGCAGGTCCGGCCGACCGAGGTCACCGCCGGAGAGCCCGTCACGCTCGCCATGCAGATCGGCGGCGTGGGCAACATAGAGAACGTCTCGCCGCCCGCGATCGCGGCGGGGCCGGATTTCCGACTGTACGAGCCGCGCCAGGTTTCGCGGGACATCGACGGGGCGCGGGCCGGCGGGCGGGTGCTCTACGAACAGGTCGTCATCCCCCGCTCCGTCACCAATGCCCGGCTCCCGGCGCTGTCGTTTTCGTACTTCGACCCGGAGGTGGGCCGTTACGAAACCGTCACGCGGGGGCCGTTCGACCTGGTCGTTCATCCCGCGACCAACGGCGGCGGGCGCGTCATCCAAGCCGCGTCCGACGCTCCCGAGGGGCGCACGATGATCCTCGGCAGCGACATTGTGTACCTCAAGCCTCCGCCCGCGCGCTGGCCCCGCCCGCCCACGGCCCCCGCCCGCGCGCTGTTCTGGGGAATCCAGACGCTGCCCGCCCTGGCGCTCGCCGGGCTCTTTCTCGCCGTGCGGCGGCGGGAGCAGATGAGCCGGGACGTCGCGCGGGCACGCCGGCTCCGCGCGCCGCGCAGCGCGCGGCCGGCGCTGCGCCGTGCCGAGCAGGCCCTGGCCCGCGACCAGCGGCGCGAGTGCGTGGACGCGCTGCAGGAAGCGCTCGCAGCGTACCTCGGGAACCGGCTCAACCTGCCGGCCGGCGCCGTGACGCCGGACGTGATCATGGAGCGGCTTGAGAAATCCAAACTGCCGGCGGAGTGGATGGCGCGGACGCGGGATCTGCTGGCCT from Kiritimatiellia bacterium includes the following:
- a CDS encoding VWA domain-containing protein, whose product is MSLQHPWLLLLLLLVPGLAWWRHGRARRPTLQFSDGRALARLPASWAVRARWLLPALYNLGLVCLVVALARPRRGLAESRVRTEGVDIILLSDVSTSMRAEDLSTATRTMNRLDAAKAVMEEFIQARPDDRIGIVAFAAMPYTLAPLTLDHGWLVQQMARLETGMVEDGTAIGDALAAAINRLRDSRAKSKVVVLLTDGMNNRGVLSPENAAEAARAMGIKVYTVGAGGDGPAPVPVQSPFGGRQYAYQPSDIDEPMLKFVAETTGGLYFRARNFKGLDEVYRRIDEMEKTEVDVEHYTRFEERFMPWVIAALALLGLERLLGLARLEAVP
- a CDS encoding VWA domain-containing protein, coding for MMKWGAPELLFLLGLLLPAAWLVFFLLRRRERRLARLVESAQWALLAPDRNPRRVRTRHLAWLGAMGLLLAALARPQWGTRWEEVRRRGLDVLVVLDTSRSMLAEDIKPNRLQQAQWGIRDLLRRLRGDRAGLVAFAGSSFLQCPLTIDYPAFLMTLDDVYVGLIPRGGTAIAQALRTAMDSFEEDSGSDRAIVLITDGEDHEGDPLALLPELKKKNIRVFAVGVGTLEGDLIPARDGGGQSVFLKDRENRVVKSSLNEDLLARLAVATGGMYVRSTPEDFGLDRIYEKGLSELRRDEHEGRMVRMHEDRFPWALGGAFILLACEGLLRERPRRRKEALS
- a CDS encoding BatD family protein; protein product: MTGRRTMAGIRLGAALLGAAAAFPALAATVDMDLQPRAVSVGESAICSVTVRGLDNPPPPSLSAVPGLQISPVGTERSWTMGPGGQDSSVSFRFRVLPLQAGTFAIGPIAYEAEGQRIDIPAVELEAVDAGAAPAPGGDSSQIADLLFATISAQPTNVYIQQVFDVVLSIYSRNINLGRDVELGNLPASGLSLPPFQEMGSTREVVHNQIYEVRRFRCKAQALTAGAFTLAPNIRVQVVVPRDRRRMSAFDDFFNDPFGNPFMGRYQTQAVDLRAAPVDLQVLPLPPADGVAGFAGAVGRFAFDVQVRPTEVTAGEPVTLAMQIGGVGNIENVSPPAIAAGPDFRLYEPRQVSRDIDGARAGGRVLYEQVVIPRSVTNARLPALSFSYFDPEVGRYETVTRGPFDLVVHPATNGGGRVIQAASDAPEGRTMILGSDIVYLKPPPARWPRPPTAPARALFWGIQTLPALALAGLFLAVRRREQMSRDVARARRLRAPRSARPALRRAEQALARDQRRECVDALQEALAAYLGNRLNLPAGAVTPDVIMERLEKSKLPAEWMARTRDLLAFCDQERYGQGTARPEDDRALLAGQLDTLRGILKACERVPL